From Toxorhynchites rutilus septentrionalis strain SRP chromosome 2, ASM2978413v1, whole genome shotgun sequence, a single genomic window includes:
- the LOC129770964 gene encoding tenascin, protein MLKIGIFFLVCLPFLQIARSDDIIDAFCETDHDCETFRTSAVNATCINGSCECVEVSSGNCTSCKPVVFKSANQIGGQCPCHAENSVCSEKTQLCVCMDGYQPSRGGKKCIEKFVPLGKPCEIDEQCLRMDHFSVCDPVELNCTCSRHFVSYEHKCHSIIAIATNVTCTQPSDCSNQTANSICYESQCICDTGFVANDENTTCLAISNYEQACIDTNQCIAQLGVGSVCNAGKCVCNEQHFPFPIHSHDAIAAQNSIRVICKRKVVHGASCNDDKDCYAFHQGPHEQTMECFMGECVCSSGFTVKDNICISNSGSSIKHGSCLLTALLFILFATHAQ, encoded by the exons ATGTTAAAAATTGGTATATTCTTCCTGGTCTGCCTGCCATTTCTTCAAATCGCGAGATCTGATG ACATCATAGATGCGTTTTGTGAAACCGATCATGATTGTGAGACGTTCCGGACCAGCGCGGTCAATGCCACGTGCATCAATGGATCCTGCGAGTGCGTGGAAGTGTCTAGTGGTAACTGTACCAGTTGTAAGCCAGTG GTTTTCAAATCGGCCAACCAGATCGGTGGCCAGTGTCCATGTCACGCGGAAAACTCCGTCTGCAGTGAAAAAACACAGCTCTGTGTTTGCATGGATGGCTACCAGCCGAGCCGAGGAGGGAAAAAATGTATCGAGA AGTTCGTTCCACTTGGGAAGCCTTGCGAGATTGATGAACAATGCTTAAGAATGGACCATTTTTCAGTGTGCGACCCGGTTGAGCTGAATTGTACCTGTTCCCGTCATTTTGTGTCATATGAACACAAGTGCCATTCGATTATCG CGATCGCTACCAATGTCACATGCACTCAGCCCTCCGACTGCTCTAACCAAACAGCCAACTCCATTTGCTATGAGAGTCAATGTATCTGCGATACAGGCTTCGTAGCCAATGATGAGAACACAACATGCTTGGCGATTTCCAATTACGAGCAGGCTTGCATTGATACGAATCAGTGCATCGCACAGCTCGGTGTTGGATCGGTTTGTAACGCGGGCAAGTGTGTATGTAACGAGCAGCACTTTCCGTTTCCGATCCATTCACACGATGCTATAGCGGCGCAGAACAGTATACGCGTGATTTGCAAGAGGAAAGTCG TGCATGGTGCAAGCTGCAATGACGATAAAGACTGCTACGCGTTCCATCAAGGACCCCACGAGCAGACAATGGAATGCTTCATGGGTGAGTGCGTCTGCTCCTCAGGGTTCACCGTAAAGGACAACATATGTATAAGCAACA GTGGCTCGTCAATCAAACACGGTTCATGCCTGTTGACAGCGctgttatttattttgtttgccacccATGCACAGTAA